The Fimbriimonas ginsengisoli Gsoil 348 genome window below encodes:
- a CDS encoding prepilin-type N-terminal cleavage/methylation domain-containing protein, which translates to MNRKAFTLIELLVVIAIIAILAAILFPVFAQAKLAAKNIASLSNLKQVGTAFKVYVGDNDDAYPTYGSDPNLGSGCIPNMEWMTAAGGWAYKVYPYTKNGDIYSVPASVKPFWLGEGSWGWCGGKPSDPVLAAMADDFNSKVKNGVQYMYRKAFGGAARPDFAGGPITDTMAANPANTFVNYEYASWSTDPNVHIWGQYTPSDISTKMALNAVFMDGHAKKVKGFGFRALQYAGDIGWKSGDGKVGMDLDWFLRMPDASGKVSNSATPADDTKDVN; encoded by the coding sequence ATGAATCGTAAGGCCTTTACCCTCATCGAACTTCTCGTCGTGATTGCGATCATCGCAATCCTCGCGGCGATCCTATTCCCCGTCTTCGCGCAGGCCAAGCTCGCCGCCAAGAACATCGCCTCTCTTTCCAACCTGAAACAGGTCGGAACCGCTTTTAAGGTTTACGTCGGCGACAACGACGACGCGTATCCCACCTACGGCTCCGACCCCAATCTGGGAAGCGGATGCATCCCGAACATGGAGTGGATGACCGCGGCCGGCGGCTGGGCTTACAAGGTCTATCCGTACACCAAGAACGGAGACATCTACTCGGTTCCCGCTTCCGTAAAGCCGTTCTGGCTGGGCGAAGGGAGCTGGGGTTGGTGCGGCGGCAAGCCGAGCGACCCGGTGCTCGCGGCGATGGCCGACGACTTCAACTCCAAGGTGAAGAACGGCGTGCAGTACATGTACCGCAAGGCGTTCGGCGGCGCGGCGCGCCCCGACTTCGCCGGTGGCCCGATCACCGACACCATGGCGGCGAACCCCGCAAACACGTTCGTGAACTACGAGTACGCCAGTTGGAGCACGGACCCCAACGTTCACATTTGGGGCCAGTACACGCCGTCGGACATCTCGACCAAGATGGCGCTCAACGCGGTCTTCATGGACGGCCATGCGAAGAAGGTCAAGGGATTCGGCTTCCGTGCCCTTCAATACGCGGGGGACATCGGCTGGAAGTCGGGCGACGGAAAGGTCGGCATGGACCTCGACTGGTTCCTGCGAATGCCGGATGCGTCGGGCAAGGTAAGCAACTCGGCGACGCCCGCAGACGACACTAAGGACGTCAACTAG
- a CDS encoding metallophosphoesterase family protein: MSYVLVALCLAATPLRPAADHVRFVVTGDDRWNTNSPRPGMDENGVNVTGLGRLVKAILDEKPDVLLVNGDLVGGADTDETESSQFDTWLKTMKPVYDAGIKVLAARGNHEMHCPHPADVWRKALSGPYSNPNDGPAGEEGMTYAYPLKNVLFLSLDQFQQKELGVNQEWLDKTLKAPHPPHVFAFAHKMAFFSGNHTDGMWTVPAARDSLIKSLADAGARTVFFGHDHLYDHLAAKLPGWPEDRAIHQFVIGTAGAPFVKGKTLTTTDQEWSLSRIAHVEQKLGYCLVDVDGDKVTITFKAEGNQGVFEKADEFSYSLATNK; the protein is encoded by the coding sequence ATGTCTTACGTGCTCGTCGCGCTATGCCTAGCGGCTACTCCTCTCCGTCCGGCTGCGGACCACGTCCGGTTCGTGGTGACCGGCGATGACCGGTGGAATACGAACTCTCCCCGCCCCGGCATGGACGAAAATGGAGTGAACGTGACCGGCCTCGGCCGGCTCGTTAAGGCGATCCTCGACGAGAAGCCGGATGTGCTGCTCGTAAATGGAGACTTGGTTGGCGGCGCGGATACCGACGAGACGGAGAGCTCGCAGTTCGACACTTGGCTCAAGACGATGAAGCCGGTGTACGACGCCGGTATCAAGGTGCTGGCCGCCCGCGGGAACCATGAGATGCATTGCCCCCACCCGGCCGACGTTTGGCGAAAGGCGCTGAGCGGACCTTACAGCAACCCGAACGACGGTCCCGCCGGCGAGGAAGGGATGACCTATGCCTACCCGCTCAAAAATGTCCTCTTCCTCTCTCTCGATCAGTTTCAGCAGAAAGAGCTGGGTGTGAACCAGGAGTGGTTGGACAAGACCCTGAAAGCGCCGCATCCGCCGCACGTCTTCGCCTTCGCCCACAAAATGGCGTTCTTCTCGGGGAACCACACCGACGGCATGTGGACGGTTCCGGCCGCGCGAGACTCGCTGATCAAATCCTTGGCCGACGCCGGCGCGCGCACGGTCTTCTTCGGTCACGATCACTTGTACGACCACCTCGCCGCAAAGCTGCCGGGCTGGCCCGAAGATCGGGCGATCCATCAGTTCGTCATCGGCACCGCCGGCGCCCCGTTCGTAAAAGGGAAAACGCTGACAACCACCGATCAAGAGTGGTCCCTTTCCCGGATCGCCCACGTCGAGCAAAAGCTCGGTTACTGCCTTGTCGACGTTGACGGGGACAAGGTCACCATCACCTTCAAGGCTGAGGGGAACCAGGGAGTCTTCGAGAAAGCGGACGAGTTCAGCTATTCGCTAGCCACCAACAAGTAG
- a CDS encoding carbohydrate ABC transporter permease, producing the protein MALGLLIFTIGPMLTSLALSFTDYDVVSAPRYVGSANYKYLLTADPSFWVSVKVTAIYAVASVPLGLFTALAVAMLLNMDVPFRGAFRTLYYLPTLLPATASGVLWAWIFHPTDGALNRLLAGVGVHGPAWTQSPSWALPALVIMSVWSYGGAMVVFLAGLQGTSKTLLEAAALDGAGAWRRFRVVTWPALTPVVFFNVTMSLIGAMKTFDQAFAFGQSGPGIGGPARATLFYVLNLYTKAFEHFHMGLASAMAWILFAVIGLLTALNFRLSKRWVHEEAA; encoded by the coding sequence GTGGCGCTTGGCCTCCTGATCTTTACGATCGGGCCGATGCTGACCTCGCTGGCGCTAAGTTTCACCGACTACGATGTGGTGAGCGCGCCGCGATACGTCGGATCGGCGAACTATAAATATCTGCTAACCGCAGACCCATCGTTTTGGGTGTCGGTCAAAGTCACCGCGATCTATGCGGTGGCGAGCGTTCCGCTCGGGCTGTTCACCGCGCTCGCGGTGGCGATGCTGTTGAACATGGACGTGCCGTTCCGGGGCGCCTTCCGCACGCTCTACTACTTGCCGACGCTGTTGCCGGCGACCGCCTCCGGCGTGCTTTGGGCGTGGATCTTCCATCCGACCGACGGTGCGCTGAACCGGCTGCTGGCGGGGGTGGGGGTGCATGGCCCGGCGTGGACTCAGTCGCCAAGCTGGGCGCTTCCCGCGCTGGTCATCATGAGCGTCTGGAGCTATGGCGGGGCGATGGTCGTCTTTCTGGCCGGTCTACAGGGGACATCGAAAACGCTGCTGGAGGCGGCGGCGCTGGACGGAGCGGGAGCTTGGCGGCGATTTCGGGTGGTGACTTGGCCCGCGCTCACGCCGGTGGTGTTCTTCAACGTGACCATGAGCCTGATCGGAGCGATGAAGACCTTCGACCAGGCGTTCGCGTTTGGGCAATCGGGGCCAGGCATCGGCGGTCCGGCCCGGGCGACGCTTTTCTACGTTTTGAACCTGTATACCAAGGCGTTCGAGCACTTTCACATGGGGCTGGCGAGCGCGATGGCGTGGATTCTGTTCGCTGTGATCGGCCTGCTCACCGCCCTTAACTTCCGCCTCTCGAAGCGGTGGGTGCATGAGGAGGCGGCATGA
- a CDS encoding ABC transporter substrate-binding protein — protein MRGFWVAAVAILAAGCKLERPVDPLGRHTVVWLYPTDVNRPMIEDLVRRFEQENKDVHIDIRAVPGSQYQTKLKTLVAAGEPPDVFICGDVFFAYLKPFLSDLSDLAKRDAKEVDLGDFYPAVQRAMQPGGHIYFLPQWFNVSLLYYNRRLFDAAHEPYPRADWTWDDYAGAAKRLTRNGTWGSNVTTGWWGEWLTLVHGAGGDLFDPAMSRCTLDTPEAIRGLTFYRDTIGKLKFAPPPGEGPSTGFASDKLAMDYGGHVGLWSTYRQIPSLDWDIEALPKGPSGRRGGEISLTALGISKDSPEREAAWRFLKFMSSKESIRVHVDHGYLAIRRSVAQETAGARNRPLNRAAVDRALESAEPTPSTPDFVEIALDLVQPEIDRMLTEGIPPADAARSATRAANAFLHATGRGAR, from the coding sequence ATGCGCGGCTTTTGGGTCGCCGCCGTTGCGATCCTCGCGGCTGGCTGTAAGCTCGAACGCCCGGTCGACCCGCTCGGACGGCACACCGTCGTCTGGCTCTATCCAACCGACGTGAACCGGCCCATGATCGAGGACCTGGTTCGGCGGTTCGAGCAGGAGAATAAAGACGTCCATATCGACATCCGGGCCGTGCCCGGGTCGCAATACCAGACGAAGCTGAAGACCCTCGTCGCCGCCGGCGAACCGCCCGACGTTTTCATCTGCGGCGACGTCTTCTTCGCCTACCTGAAGCCGTTTCTATCGGACCTCTCCGACTTGGCGAAGCGGGACGCGAAGGAGGTGGACCTTGGCGACTTCTACCCGGCGGTTCAAAGGGCGATGCAGCCGGGCGGGCACATCTACTTCCTCCCGCAGTGGTTCAACGTTTCTTTGCTCTACTACAACCGGCGTCTGTTCGACGCGGCCCACGAACCGTACCCGAGGGCCGACTGGACCTGGGACGACTACGCCGGGGCCGCCAAGCGGCTGACCCGAAACGGGACCTGGGGGAGCAATGTCACCACTGGATGGTGGGGCGAGTGGCTTACGTTGGTCCACGGCGCGGGCGGCGACCTGTTCGACCCGGCAATGAGTCGTTGCACTCTGGATACGCCGGAGGCGATCCGCGGTCTCACTTTCTATCGCGACACCATCGGCAAGCTAAAGTTCGCGCCGCCTCCCGGCGAGGGGCCGTCCACCGGTTTTGCGAGCGACAAGCTCGCGATGGATTACGGCGGGCACGTCGGCCTTTGGTCGACCTACCGCCAGATCCCGTCTCTCGATTGGGATATCGAGGCGCTTCCGAAAGGTCCGTCCGGCCGCCGCGGAGGGGAGATCTCGCTTACCGCGCTGGGAATCTCGAAAGACTCGCCGGAGAGGGAAGCCGCCTGGCGATTCCTTAAGTTTATGAGCTCCAAAGAGAGCATCCGGGTTCACGTCGACCACGGCTACCTCGCCATCCGGCGCTCGGTCGCCCAAGAAACCGCAGGCGCGCGCAACCGGCCGCTGAACCGGGCCGCCGTCGATCGGGCGCTGGAAAGCGCGGAGCCGACTCCGAGTACGCCTGATTTCGTCGAGATCGCGTTGGATCTGGTGCAGCCGGAGATCGACCGGATGTTGACCGAAGGGATCCCGCCTGCCGACGCGGCCCGAAGCGCGACCCGTGCCGCCAACGCCTTTCTGCATGCCACCGGCCGAGGTGCGCGTTGA
- a CDS encoding amino acid permease, which translates to MIPNGLLLGIGLILLVVLVAAGMARAAIKSTAAWRRTHADRPEERDLARFGYAQQLLRDMGGFSNFAISFSVISVLTGGITLYGYGLTNAGPAVMGLGWPLVTFFVLFVAASMAELASAIPTAGALYHWSSLLGGSGWGWFTAFLNLIGLVATIAGIDYGCAQFLTPLLGLNDKNAWIVLAVCGAILLMHAALNHRGIRLVARLNDLSAGYHIVGVLAIVIALAIFGPKQPIEYMFTKTYSTLAGHPYSYAFLVALLQAQWTYTGYDASAHTSEETRHARLHAPWGVYLSVAVSAVAGFAMLAMVTLAIKDLPAAAGDSNPFVYIVKGALGGVAGSACLWLVTIAMWFCGLACVTSTSRMIFAFARDGGLPGSKKLRTVDRHGSPSAAVWLASILAFALPALITALVALNPKGDKNPHGLDFAALYPAVTGIGVIGLYLSYGLPVILRLRAMRSGRWAQIGDGPWSLGRWSQPVAIVAIAWIAFITVLFVLPPNELSGYIFAGCMAAAVVWYLASVRGRFTGPEVEEPAGSSIVEDPVAV; encoded by the coding sequence ATGATTCCGAACGGGCTCTTGCTTGGGATCGGCCTGATTCTCCTCGTCGTTTTGGTCGCCGCCGGAATGGCCCGGGCGGCGATAAAGAGCACCGCCGCCTGGCGACGCACCCATGCCGACCGCCCCGAGGAGCGAGACCTCGCCCGCTTCGGCTACGCGCAGCAGCTTCTGCGCGACATGGGCGGCTTCTCTAACTTCGCCATCTCGTTCTCGGTCATCTCCGTCCTCACCGGCGGGATCACGCTTTACGGTTATGGACTGACGAATGCCGGTCCGGCGGTGATGGGATTAGGCTGGCCGCTGGTCACGTTCTTCGTCCTTTTCGTGGCGGCGTCGATGGCCGAGCTCGCGTCGGCGATCCCCACCGCAGGAGCGCTGTACCATTGGTCTTCGCTACTGGGCGGCTCTGGTTGGGGCTGGTTTACCGCGTTTTTGAACCTAATCGGCTTGGTGGCCACCATTGCCGGAATCGACTATGGCTGTGCGCAGTTTCTAACCCCATTGTTGGGACTGAACGACAAGAACGCTTGGATCGTACTTGCCGTCTGCGGCGCGATCCTCCTAATGCATGCCGCCCTCAACCATCGCGGCATCCGCCTGGTCGCCCGGCTCAACGACCTCAGCGCGGGTTATCACATCGTCGGTGTCCTGGCGATCGTCATTGCGCTCGCCATCTTCGGGCCTAAACAGCCGATTGAGTACATGTTCACCAAGACTTACTCGACCTTGGCCGGGCATCCCTACAGCTACGCGTTCTTGGTCGCCCTTCTCCAGGCTCAGTGGACCTACACCGGCTACGATGCCAGCGCCCACACCAGCGAAGAAACGCGACACGCCCGTTTGCACGCCCCTTGGGGCGTCTACTTATCGGTCGCCGTGTCGGCGGTCGCCGGCTTTGCGATGCTGGCCATGGTCACGTTGGCGATAAAAGACTTACCCGCGGCTGCCGGCGACTCGAATCCGTTTGTCTACATCGTCAAAGGCGCCCTTGGAGGGGTGGCGGGAAGCGCGTGCCTGTGGCTGGTGACCATCGCGATGTGGTTCTGCGGTCTCGCCTGTGTGACCTCGACCTCACGTATGATCTTCGCCTTTGCCCGCGACGGCGGGTTGCCTGGATCTAAGAAGCTTCGCACCGTAGATCGGCACGGATCTCCATCGGCGGCGGTTTGGTTGGCGTCCATTCTGGCTTTCGCCCTTCCCGCGCTGATCACGGCGCTCGTGGCGCTCAACCCGAAGGGAGACAAGAATCCTCACGGCCTCGACTTCGCCGCGCTCTATCCGGCGGTCACCGGCATCGGCGTCATCGGTCTTTACCTTTCCTACGGGTTACCGGTGATCCTACGGCTACGCGCGATGCGATCCGGCCGATGGGCACAAATCGGAGATGGACCCTGGAGCCTCGGACGATGGAGTCAACCAGTCGCCATCGTCGCGATCGCCTGGATTGCGTTCATCACAGTCCTATTTGTGCTGCCCCCCAACGAGCTCTCCGGCTACATCTTCGCCGGCTGCATGGCGGCGGCGGTGGTCTGGTACCTGGCAAGCGTTCGTGGCCGTTTCACCGGCCCCGAGGTGGAGGAGCCGGCGGGCTCCTCGATCGTCGAGGACCCGGTCGCGGTGTAA
- a CDS encoding glycoside hydrolase family 130 protein, whose translation MSTPWQIGPFTKLDESNPVLGPSAESKWTCPLAGSIAWEEKDVFNPAAVARDGAIHLLYRSEDTVGKHLGTSRIGLAVSDDGLAFRREAEPVLFPANDALRGYEWEGGCEDPRVCGTEDGGYLMTYTAYDGVKARLCVATSSDLRTWTKHGLAFPEMPDLWSKSGAIVCRVDGERLVATQLRGQYWMYWGESYIFAATSDDLIHWRPVVHPTQAARSDQAGMPSAPDIAARWSPAEVGVTASDREALVAVIRPRTGRFDSVLVEPGPPAVITEHGIVLMYHGKNDGSTYSVGQLLLDPLDPTAVLARTAEPFLFPERQYEVTGQVGNVCFAEGLVPFGDRWLLYYGTADSKIAVASAPRLS comes from the coding sequence GTGAGCACGCCCTGGCAGATCGGCCCCTTTACGAAACTGGACGAGTCAAATCCGGTGCTGGGACCCTCCGCCGAGTCGAAGTGGACCTGCCCGCTCGCGGGCTCAATCGCCTGGGAAGAAAAGGACGTCTTCAATCCCGCCGCCGTCGCGCGGGATGGCGCCATCCACCTCTTGTATCGGTCGGAAGACACGGTCGGCAAACACCTCGGGACCTCTCGCATCGGCCTTGCGGTAAGTGACGACGGCCTCGCCTTTCGGCGTGAAGCGGAGCCCGTTCTCTTCCCTGCCAACGACGCCCTCCGGGGGTACGAATGGGAGGGCGGATGCGAAGACCCGCGGGTTTGTGGCACGGAAGACGGCGGCTACCTGATGACTTACACCGCCTACGACGGGGTGAAGGCGCGCCTCTGCGTCGCCACGTCGTCCGACCTCCGAACCTGGACCAAACACGGCCTCGCCTTCCCCGAGATGCCGGACCTCTGGAGCAAATCCGGAGCGATCGTCTGCCGGGTCGACGGCGAGCGGCTCGTCGCGACCCAGTTGCGCGGACAGTACTGGATGTACTGGGGCGAGTCGTATATCTTCGCCGCGACTTCGGACGACTTGATTCATTGGCGGCCGGTCGTACATCCCACGCAGGCCGCCCGCTCCGATCAGGCCGGAATGCCGAGCGCACCCGACATCGCGGCTCGTTGGAGCCCCGCCGAAGTCGGCGTCACCGCTTCCGACCGCGAGGCGCTCGTCGCTGTCATCCGCCCTCGGACCGGCCGTTTCGATTCCGTCCTGGTCGAGCCCGGCCCGCCGGCGGTGATCACCGAGCACGGGATCGTCCTCATGTACCACGGCAAAAACGACGGTTCGACTTACTCGGTAGGCCAGCTGCTCCTCGACCCGCTAGATCCGACGGCCGTTCTTGCCCGGACGGCCGAGCCGTTCCTATTTCCAGAGCGCCAGTACGAGGTCACCGGGCAGGTCGGCAACGTCTGTTTCGCGGAGGGGCTGGTCCCGTTCGGGGACCGGTGGCTCTTGTATTACGGCACCGCCGATTCGAAAATCGCGGTCGCTTCAGCTCCTCGCCTTTCTTAG
- a CDS encoding DinB family protein: protein MVPYTLAIELTPTTLRRLIDCVHADRYAEALEPDRFTLTEMVAHLADWEDLFLDRMRLAHEAPGSTVVVYDEGERAVEKHYSTRDLQHELDVFENRRRDTMDFLNGLSEEEWSKSFLHPQRGPLTIRDQVTMLLGHDLYHLEQASQYLR from the coding sequence ATGGTTCCGTACACCCTCGCCATCGAGCTCACCCCCACGACTCTCCGCCGCCTTATCGACTGCGTCCATGCCGACCGATACGCCGAAGCACTGGAGCCGGATCGGTTCACGCTGACGGAGATGGTGGCCCACTTGGCGGATTGGGAGGACCTTTTCCTCGACCGGATGCGGCTTGCCCACGAAGCGCCTGGCAGCACGGTGGTGGTGTACGACGAAGGGGAACGGGCGGTCGAAAAGCATTACTCGACCCGCGATCTTCAGCACGAGCTCGACGTCTTCGAAAATCGTCGCCGCGACACCATGGACTTCTTGAACGGATTGTCGGAGGAAGAGTGGTCGAAGTCGTTCCTCCACCCACAACGCGGTCCCTTGACCATCCGCGACCAGGTCACGATGCTGCTAGGGCATGACCTGTATCACTTGGAGCAGGCAAGTCAATATTTGAGGTAA
- a CDS encoding prepilin-type N-terminal cleavage/methylation domain-containing protein produces MKKAFTLIELLVVIAIIAILAAILFPVFAQAKQAAKQISDLSNAKQIGTAFHMYAGDYDDSTPTVSKAKQPGLDGLPTSSYTSWYNDLYPYVKSWNLFLSPGRLDKFTQASDPFKCYDDINPTGTCLGYGYNDGLVSDSGYGLLQTQTVDANGKTLRAGRNLSQVQEPANLVAFGSSNDNPGYSVGLDNILSRYPDKVSSARLRFSGRFSFGYTDGHAKSLLVKSAEYNGYGLVMRPANQLDAAKWCFDPSFVPDAAYAGNSFPGDYPLQSGSETCADAVKDIYANTVINP; encoded by the coding sequence ATGAAAAAAGCATTCACCCTGATCGAGCTTCTAGTCGTCATTGCAATCATCGCCATTTTGGCCGCCATCCTGTTCCCTGTCTTTGCCCAAGCCAAGCAAGCAGCCAAGCAGATCTCCGACCTCAGCAACGCCAAGCAGATCGGCACGGCGTTCCACATGTACGCCGGCGATTACGACGATTCGACGCCCACCGTCTCCAAGGCGAAACAGCCGGGCCTCGATGGCTTACCGACCAGCAGCTACACGTCTTGGTACAACGACCTTTATCCCTACGTGAAGAGCTGGAACCTCTTCCTTTCGCCTGGCCGGCTCGACAAATTCACTCAGGCGAGCGATCCGTTCAAGTGCTACGACGATATCAACCCGACCGGCACGTGCCTGGGATATGGCTACAACGACGGACTCGTCAGCGACAGCGGTTACGGGCTTCTTCAGACCCAAACCGTCGATGCGAACGGCAAGACGCTCCGCGCGGGGCGCAATTTGAGCCAGGTTCAAGAGCCCGCCAACCTCGTGGCGTTCGGTTCCAGCAACGACAATCCCGGCTACTCGGTGGGACTCGATAACATTCTCTCCCGTTACCCGGACAAGGTGAGCTCGGCCCGGCTTCGATTCTCCGGCCGTTTCAGCTTCGGATACACCGATGGACATGCGAAGTCGCTACTGGTTAAGTCGGCGGAATACAACGGCTACGGACTGGTGATGCGTCCGGCAAATCAACTCGACGCCGCCAAGTGGTGCTTCGACCCAAGCTTCGTTCCCGACGCCGCCTATGCCGGCAACTCCTTCCCGGGCGACTATCCGCTCCAGAGCGGTAGCGAGACGTGCGCGGATGCGGTCAAGGACATCTACGCCAACACCGTCATCAACCCCTAA
- a CDS encoding carbohydrate ABC transporter permease, whose protein sequence is MKVRVLPGLLVILVGLLLCLAPLAWMLSTSLKPFDELFKGAPSLIPAHPRGANYSDALRTFDFLRAFGNSAFVAVLTVLGTLASSIPAAYAFARLKARGSDWVFYGLLATLMLPGQITIIPVFRLFASLGMVDTYAPLIVPAWLGTNAFAVFLLRQFFRTLPEETMEAARLDGASEGKILVSIAVPLARPAVVTVAVFAFLGSWNDLWGPLVYLHREERMTLPVALVNFVGSSGTVQGTPWNLVMAAAVVTVLPAVALFALCQRSFVSGIATTGLK, encoded by the coding sequence ATGAAGGTACGGGTTCTTCCGGGTCTCCTGGTGATTCTGGTTGGCCTGCTCCTGTGCCTCGCCCCGCTTGCGTGGATGCTTTCGACTTCGCTGAAGCCGTTCGACGAGCTGTTTAAGGGGGCTCCGTCCCTGATTCCTGCCCACCCGAGGGGCGCGAACTATTCGGACGCGCTACGCACGTTCGACTTTCTGCGCGCCTTCGGCAACTCCGCCTTCGTGGCCGTCCTCACGGTGCTGGGAACCCTCGCCTCGTCCATCCCCGCCGCCTACGCCTTTGCCCGGCTGAAGGCGCGGGGAAGCGACTGGGTCTTCTACGGCCTCCTCGCCACCTTGATGCTGCCGGGGCAGATCACGATCATTCCGGTGTTTCGGCTTTTCGCCAGTCTGGGAATGGTGGATACCTACGCCCCTCTCATCGTGCCGGCTTGGCTTGGAACGAACGCCTTCGCCGTCTTCCTGCTCCGCCAGTTCTTCCGGACTCTTCCGGAGGAGACGATGGAGGCGGCGCGGCTCGACGGAGCCAGCGAAGGGAAGATCCTCGTCAGCATCGCGGTTCCGCTGGCGCGGCCGGCGGTGGTCACCGTCGCGGTATTTGCTTTTCTGGGTTCCTGGAACGACCTTTGGGGTCCCCTCGTGTACCTTCACCGCGAGGAGCGGATGACGCTTCCGGTCGCCCTGGTCAATTTCGTCGGCTCCAGCGGCACCGTTCAAGGAACCCCGTGGAACCTCGTTATGGCGGCAGCGGTGGTGACGGTCCTCCCGGCGGTGGCCCTGTTCGCCCTGTGCCAGCGAAGCTTCGTCTCCGGCATCGCCACCACCGGCCTGAAGTAA
- a CDS encoding DUF4174 domain-containing protein encodes MEVSPRTLAIVAGVAAALSGLAYIFGHRTGSRREQRLNLARYRNRNRVLILFAPNRNDSRYQRQLREIAGQMEAFRDRDIAELHVLSSGPGGTVKPSDASLLRTLFNVRRGQFRVVLLGKDGATALDESSSVSASQIFDLVDEMPMRQQELRRQGVSVR; translated from the coding sequence ATGGAAGTCTCACCGCGTACACTTGCGATCGTTGCCGGAGTCGCCGCCGCCTTATCCGGCCTCGCCTACATCTTCGGCCATCGGACGGGCAGCCGGCGAGAGCAGCGGCTGAACCTCGCTCGATACCGAAACCGGAACCGGGTGCTCATCCTGTTCGCTCCGAACCGGAACGACTCGCGCTATCAGCGTCAGCTTCGGGAGATCGCCGGGCAGATGGAGGCGTTTCGGGATCGCGACATCGCCGAGCTGCACGTCCTTAGCAGCGGGCCGGGTGGAACGGTAAAGCCGAGCGACGCTTCCCTGCTTCGCACCCTGTTCAACGTCCGTCGCGGACAGTTCCGGGTTGTGCTTCTCGGCAAAGATGGGGCCACGGCGCTGGACGAATCCTCCTCGGTTTCCGCCTCGCAGATCTTCGACCTGGTCGACGAGATGCCGATGCGTCAGCAAGAGCTTCGCCGCCAGGGCGTTTCCGTTCGATAG
- a CDS encoding LacI family DNA-binding transcriptional regulator: protein MRNTNGDRRETPFQRILTDIEEQIGRADLSPGDVLPTRADLAKQYDVARATVDKALAELSRRGLIESGSGRRTLVLGKSAARDVVSTIGVLWNWPEDQERQGGDYLDLLFRGIREACAEYMLEVHFRSAPLHTWTELVQGKGAQGLLVVRPDYADATIIEGIHAAGVPVVLVPGVLDESPVPSISSNNASGAEAAVEHLYELGHRDIGFVGLTATVPDHFERLKAFLETTGRRGIAVRPEWICLAHERNPALFRERLGQWLRPDHYPTAVVSCDFMMTLAVLGRLRDLGLSVPEQISVVTFDDPPAAGQMHPSLTAVAQPIPLLGYRAIQRLREIVSGQEVPHIDRLATHLVVRESTAAPCR from the coding sequence ATGCGTAACACGAATGGCGACCGGCGCGAAACTCCGTTCCAACGAATCCTCACGGATATCGAGGAGCAGATCGGTCGGGCCGACCTAAGCCCGGGAGACGTCTTGCCCACCCGGGCCGACCTTGCTAAACAGTACGATGTTGCCCGAGCTACCGTCGACAAGGCGCTCGCCGAGCTCTCCCGCCGGGGGCTCATCGAGAGCGGAAGCGGGCGACGCACCCTCGTCCTCGGCAAGAGTGCCGCTCGGGACGTGGTAAGCACGATCGGCGTGCTGTGGAACTGGCCGGAGGACCAGGAGCGGCAAGGCGGGGATTACCTCGATCTGCTGTTCCGGGGTATCCGCGAAGCTTGCGCCGAGTACATGCTCGAGGTCCACTTCCGCTCGGCCCCGCTCCACACTTGGACGGAGCTCGTGCAAGGGAAGGGGGCTCAAGGGCTGTTGGTGGTGCGCCCCGACTACGCGGACGCCACGATCATCGAGGGTATCCACGCGGCGGGGGTCCCCGTCGTGCTTGTGCCGGGTGTGCTAGACGAGAGTCCGGTACCGTCGATCTCCTCAAATAACGCATCGGGCGCGGAGGCGGCGGTCGAACATCTTTACGAGCTTGGCCATCGAGACATCGGGTTCGTCGGCCTCACCGCCACCGTGCCCGACCACTTCGAGCGGCTGAAGGCTTTTCTGGAAACGACCGGACGCCGCGGTATCGCCGTACGACCCGAGTGGATCTGCCTTGCTCACGAGCGGAACCCCGCTCTCTTCCGAGAGCGTCTTGGCCAGTGGCTGCGGCCGGACCACTATCCGACCGCCGTCGTCTCGTGCGACTTTATGATGACCTTGGCCGTACTCGGCCGGTTGCGGGATCTAGGTTTGTCGGTTCCGGAACAGATTTCGGTGGTCACCTTCGACGACCCGCCGGCGGCGGGGCAGATGCACCCTTCGCTGACTGCGGTCGCGCAACCGATTCCGCTCCTCGGCTACCGAGCCATTCAGCGGCTGAGAGAGATCGTCTCCGGGCAGGAAGTGCCCCATATCGATCGCCTCGCCACCCACCTCGTCGTGCGCGAGTCGACCGCCGCCCCTTGCCGGTAA